The following coding sequences lie in one Chitinispirillales bacterium ANBcel5 genomic window:
- a CDS encoding glycosyltransferase, with amino-acid sequence MSNNEKTTSLSIIIPTLNRPQDLKRALKSLGNFWVDGYEVIVVDQSDTYNHTTAQKNHPQVKFIRQKRKNLPLARNNGIKQSGGEIILFIDDDCEIKGNCIKQHLQAHRDLSCGVVAGRVRQKGTASWAATDVVSTIDPLTGETTGNFDLDYHGEVEYATGANFSVKRGVLYRSGLFNERFTGNALFEDVDFSLRVRKAGFKIIYDPKALVHHHGRSYGGCHESREYRYYLSRLHNHLLFYLLHFGKIPQKVFIIYLKNLIEYLSRKANSKHSFKLLALSGMQILKAYIDFLASCMKMPLYLKKQV; translated from the coding sequence ATGAGCAATAATGAAAAAACAACTTCGCTGTCCATAATTATCCCCACACTAAACCGGCCACAGGATCTAAAGCGGGCACTTAAGTCCCTGGGCAACTTCTGGGTTGATGGCTATGAGGTGATCGTTGTCGATCAGTCTGATACCTACAATCATACAACTGCACAGAAAAACCACCCACAGGTGAAATTTATCAGGCAGAAGAGAAAAAATCTTCCCCTGGCCAGAAATAACGGAATAAAACAGAGTGGTGGTGAGATAATTTTGTTTATCGATGATGACTGCGAAATAAAAGGAAACTGTATAAAACAGCACCTTCAAGCTCACAGGGATTTATCGTGTGGGGTTGTGGCTGGGAGGGTAAGGCAGAAGGGTACAGCTAGCTGGGCAGCAACCGATGTTGTGTCCACAATAGACCCCCTAACCGGTGAAACAACCGGCAACTTTGATCTGGATTATCATGGCGAAGTGGAATATGCAACGGGGGCAAATTTCTCTGTAAAAAGAGGTGTGCTGTATCGTAGCGGGTTGTTCAATGAGCGATTTACCGGTAATGCTCTCTTTGAGGATGTGGACTTTTCATTGAGGGTAAGAAAAGCCGGCTTTAAAATAATCTATGACCCTAAAGCGCTTGTTCATCATCACGGTAGATCATATGGTGGTTGTCATGAGAGTCGGGAATACCGGTATTACCTCTCAAGGCTTCACAATCATCTTCTGTTCTATCTTTTACATTTCGGAAAAATACCACAGAAGGTGTTTATTATATACCTTAAAAATCTCATAGAGTATCTTTCCAGAAAAGCCAACAGTAAACATAGTTTTAAACTGTTGGCGTTAAGCGGTATGCAAATACTTAAAGCGTATATAGACTTTTTAGCATCCTGTATGAAAATGCCTCTTTACCTTAAGAAACAGGTTTGA